A genomic segment from Echeneis naucrates chromosome 20, fEcheNa1.1, whole genome shotgun sequence encodes:
- the ctdspla gene encoding CTD (carboxy-terminal domain, RNA polymerase II, polypeptide A) small phosphatase-like a isoform X1, which translates to MDNTSIITQVANPKEEESISSSQDKVSQSNSSLKKHRSRSIFSPFFCCFRNYNDYHVEPPPANNKTLSLPPPPEENGSPPKCDQVQVIPIPSPPAKFLLPEISIGDYGKNCVVIDLDETLVHSSFKPISNADFIVPVEIDGTVHQVYVLKRPHVDEFLQKMGELFECVLFTASLAKYADPVADLLDQWGVFRARLFRESCVFHRGNYVKDLSRLGRELSKVIIIDNSPASYIFHPENAVPVQSWFDDMTDTELLDLIPVFEGLSKEEDIYSLLQSLRDR; encoded by the exons TCTCCCAGTCCAACAGCAGCCTAAAGAAGCACCGGAGCCGGAGCATTTTCAGCCccttcttctgctgcttccGTAACTACAATGACTACCACGTGGAGCCACCACCTGCCAACAACAAGACACTTTCTTTGCCCCCACCACCAGAGGAGAATGGCAGTCCTCCTAAG TGTGACCAGGTCCAGGTCATCCCCATCCCCAGT CCTCCAGCCAAGTTCCTTCTGCCGGAGATCAGTATAGGAGACTATGGGAAGAACTGCGTGGTGATTGACCTGGATGAAACCCTCGTACACAGCTCCTTCAAG CCCATCAGCAATGCAGATTTCATCGTTCCAGTGGAGATTGATGGGACTGTTCATCAG GTGTATGTGCTGAAGAGGCCCCATGTGGACGAGTTCCTCCAGAAGATGGGGGAGCTCTTTGAATGTGTCCTCTTCACAGCAAGCTTAGCCAAG tatGCTGACCCTGTGGCAGATCTACTGGACCAGTGGGGGGTGTTTCGTGCCCGGCTCTTCAGGGAATCATgtgttttccacagaggaaaCTATGTCAAAGACCTCAGCCGGCTGGGCCGAGAGCTCAGTAAAGTCATCATCATAGACAACTCACCTGCCTCCTACATCTTCCACCCTGAGAATGCA GTCCCAGTGCAGTCCTGGTTTGACGATATGACGGACACAGAGCTGCTTGACCTGATTCCTGTGTTCGAGGGGCTCAGCAAGGAGGAGGACATTTACAGTCTGTTACAGAGCCTGAGGGACAGGTAG
- the ctdspla gene encoding CTD (carboxy-terminal domain, RNA polymerase II, polypeptide A) small phosphatase-like a isoform X2, with product MDNTSIITQVANPKEEESISSSQDKVSQSNSSLKKHRSRSIFSPFFCCFRNYNDYHVEPPPANNKTLSLPPPPEENGSPPKPPAKFLLPEISIGDYGKNCVVIDLDETLVHSSFKPISNADFIVPVEIDGTVHQVYVLKRPHVDEFLQKMGELFECVLFTASLAKYADPVADLLDQWGVFRARLFRESCVFHRGNYVKDLSRLGRELSKVIIIDNSPASYIFHPENAVPVQSWFDDMTDTELLDLIPVFEGLSKEEDIYSLLQSLRDR from the exons TCTCCCAGTCCAACAGCAGCCTAAAGAAGCACCGGAGCCGGAGCATTTTCAGCCccttcttctgctgcttccGTAACTACAATGACTACCACGTGGAGCCACCACCTGCCAACAACAAGACACTTTCTTTGCCCCCACCACCAGAGGAGAATGGCAGTCCTCCTAAG CCTCCAGCCAAGTTCCTTCTGCCGGAGATCAGTATAGGAGACTATGGGAAGAACTGCGTGGTGATTGACCTGGATGAAACCCTCGTACACAGCTCCTTCAAG CCCATCAGCAATGCAGATTTCATCGTTCCAGTGGAGATTGATGGGACTGTTCATCAG GTGTATGTGCTGAAGAGGCCCCATGTGGACGAGTTCCTCCAGAAGATGGGGGAGCTCTTTGAATGTGTCCTCTTCACAGCAAGCTTAGCCAAG tatGCTGACCCTGTGGCAGATCTACTGGACCAGTGGGGGGTGTTTCGTGCCCGGCTCTTCAGGGAATCATgtgttttccacagaggaaaCTATGTCAAAGACCTCAGCCGGCTGGGCCGAGAGCTCAGTAAAGTCATCATCATAGACAACTCACCTGCCTCCTACATCTTCCACCCTGAGAATGCA GTCCCAGTGCAGTCCTGGTTTGACGATATGACGGACACAGAGCTGCTTGACCTGATTCCTGTGTTCGAGGGGCTCAGCAAGGAGGAGGACATTTACAGTCTGTTACAGAGCCTGAGGGACAGGTAG